The window CTGAGCGCGTAGGTCAGCTCTTCCCCTGTGGGCGAGGTGAGCAGCAGGCCGGCTCCTCTTCCTTCCTTACTCGAGGCTCCGTCTATGAATAGCACCCATGGCTCTTCCGGCTGTATGTCCGTGGGCAAAGAGCTTGACTCGGTCAGCGTCAAGCTAGCCCCCTCAGCAAGAAAGTCTGCCAAGGCCTGAGCCTTGATAGCGGTGCGAGGCCGATAGCCGATGTCGTGCTCGGCCAGCTCGACGGCCCACTTGGTCATTCTGACCGAGACCTCAGGTTTTGTGAGTATCTGACGTAAGGGTTGATCCGTCATGACAACAACGCTGTGGGCTTGGAAGTAAGGTCGGAGCTTCCGAGCGGCGTGCACCAAGGCCAGGACCAATTTTTCTGCCGGCGTGTACCGCGTTTCTAGCCCTTGTAGGGCACAGCTAACGTAGTATATTGGCCTCTGAGCCCCCTTGTCCTCCCGTACCAGAACCGCGCTAACGGCCTCGTTACAGGCAGACAAGGATAGGAACGGGGTTTTCCCCCGCTCCGAGGCGGTCAGAGCAGGCAGTTCAGCCAAGTATGCCTTTAGGTCGGTGAAGGCTTTCTGGCATTCCTCAGTCCACTGAAAGTCCTTGGGTGCTTTCAGGATTCGAAAAAAGGGTAGCCCCCTTACCGCGGAGCGCGAGATGAACCTATTTAGGGCGGACATCCTTCCCGTGAGCCGCTGGACCTCTTTGATGCTCCTCGGAGGGGCCATGTCCATGATGGCCTGGAGTTTATCCGGGTTGGCCCGGATCCCCTCTCGAGAGACTAGGTAGCCCAGGAATTTTCCCGACCTAACCTCGAAGGTACACTTCTTCGGGTTCAGCTGCATCCGGCTTTCCCATAGAATGTTCAAGATTTCCCTCAGGTCGAGAATGAGCCGCTGGTCAGTTCGGCTTTTGACGATCATGTCATCTACGTAGACCTCTATGCTCTTGCCGATCTAGTTTTGGAATAATTTATTGACGAGGCGCTGGTAGGTAGCTCCAGCGTTTTTCAGCCCGAACGGCATGGTCCGGTAGCAGTAAGTTCCTTCCTCAGTGATGAAGGAAGTCTTTTCCCGGTCCTCCTCAGCCATCTCTATCTGGTGGTATCCCTTGAAGGCATCCAGGAAACACAAACATCAAAACCCATAGTAGAGTCTACTAACCTATCGATTCTCGGCAAGGGGAAGCAGTCCTTAGGGCAGGCCTTATTGAGGTCTGTGAAGTCCACGCACATCCTCCAGGACTGGTTCTCTTTCTTCACCAAGATAGGGTTGGCTAGCCAGGTCGGGTAGATATCTCCAGGATGATCTTGGATTCCAACAGCTTGCCGACCTCCCTCTTGATCACCTCGTTCCGCTCCGGGGCGAAGCTTCTCTTCTTCTGCTTCACTGGCTTGATGCGGGGGTCTATGTTGAGGTGGTGGACGGCCAGGTCAGTCGGAATCCCAGGCATGTCTTTAACCGTCCACGCGAAGACCTGGGAATACTTCCTCAGAAGGGCCTTCAACCTCTCCTTCTCCTCAGAGGGTAGCAGCGCACCAATGCGGAGAACCTGGTCAGGCCTGTCCTCCCTCAAGAGGAACTCCTCGATCTCGTCCTGGGTGCCCAGCTGTTGGGCCTCCTCCCCCGGGATGTAGGGCTCCAAGCTGGTCGTCTGGGCGACCACCTTCTCAGGTCTCCGGAGCATGGCCAAGTAGCAAGCTCTAGCCACTTCTAGATCTCCTTGCACCTCGGCTATCCCTCCCGGGGTGGGGAATTTGACGCTGAGGTGGAGCGAAGAGGGAATAGCCCGGAGGGCGTTCAAGGCGGGCCAACCTACGAACACGTTGTACGGGGATTGTTGTTTGACCACCACGAAATTGACTGGGATGGTCCGGCATTTTGGGGCCTGCCCTACCGTGACCATCTGGGTGATCATCCCCTCTGGGTGAATGGGTGGTCCGGTAAAGCCCACCAGGGGTGTCCGGACCGGGGTCAGCTATCTGTCCTCCAGGCCGAGCTCctttaacacccgataaaacaTATTGTCAACCGCACTCCCTTGGTCGACATACACCTTCTTCACCTGGTAATTGTTGGTTACAACATCTATCACGATGGCCTCGTGGTTCTCGGACGCCAGGGGAACCGCATCCCTTGGTCTGAAGGTGATCTCCTCATCCAGGAGCAGGCGCTTCAGGGAATCATCTCCCTCGGGGGGAGGTCGCCTGTTTTTCCGAGCTGCCTGGCTATCCCTCCCCGTGGGGCCCCCCGCGATGGTGTTTATCACCCCCGCTAGGTTCTGGATGTCCCGATCGGGGAAGCTTCCTAGAGGGAGGTCGCACCGCTCAGGGTGGTCGCGACGCTAACCCTCGCTCCTGTCTCCACGGTACGTGCGTCCGAGCTCCTGGCCTGGACGACCTTGCCGTACGAATCGCCCCAGGAAACCGCACTGGATCAGATCCTCGATCTCTCTCCGCAGGACCTAGCACCCCTCTATGTCGTGTCCGACGTCACGGTGAAAGGCGCAGTACAGGTCCTGGTTCCTTTTGTTCCGAGGTGTCCCCATCTTGGGCGGCCGATCTCCCAGGCCCTCCTCCGCCTCCATGACAGCCAGGATCTGGGCCCTGGGTCGAGTCAGGGGCGTGTAGCCTTTTTCCGAGAGCGATGACGGAGCAGGGGCTTTCTCCCTCGAGAGCCGGTCAAAGACGTTCTTCTTGGCCGGACCGTCCTTGTTCACGGGGGGTTTCCCCGCCCTCTCCGATCTCCGAGCTCTAGATCTGATTCTCTCTTCTGGCGGGCCCCCTCCTCTGCGTTGGCGGCTGCGTGCGCCCTGGTCAAGAGTTCTTCCAGATTTCCAGGAGGCTTCTCGGCCAGCTTGTAGAAGAGCTCCTCTACCCTGGGCCCATTCATGAAGGCGGCCATGACGACCTTTTCGTCTTTGTCCCTGATCTGTAAGCTCTCCGTGTTGAATCGAGTCATGAAATTCCCCAGTGACTCGTCGGGCCTCTGCCTAATTGCCATCAGGTGAGTTGCGTTCTTCGAATAAGTCTTGGAAGAGACGAACTGGGCGAGAAACTGCCTGACCAGCTCGGGAAAACTCCGAATAGACCCCGGTGCTAGACCTTGGAACCAGAGCCGGGCTTTCCCCTTTAGGAACATGGGGAAGGTCTTGCAGCGGATTTCGTCCGCCGCGGTTTGCAGGTCCATGTGCGTCAGGAAGACCGAGAGGTGGTCCTCCGGGTCGGTCGAGGCATCATACAACTCGATGTTCGGGATCTTAAACCTCCGAGGTAACGGGTAGTCCTCTATCTCCCGGGTAAAGGGCGAGGTCGTGTAGTTATTGTCGTACAACCGTGGCCGCAAGATCTGCTCGAGTTCGTCTCGAACAGGCTTCCACTGGGGAAGGTCGCGCGGTCGGTTTTTGACAGAGCGGTCGGGGGAGAGCTcaggctcaccccgcgcagGCTTCCGCGGCGAGGGGTTTCTCGGTCTACTCCCTGCAGACCGGTCGCGGGAGTACCTCTCGCTATCCCCGACCACCGAGGCTCGTGGGCGAGGGAGAGTTCGCGGCCGTTTCCTTCTGGGGGGCTGGTCCCGTGACTCATCCTCCGAGTGGTCGGGAGGTGATTCCTTCTCCTTCCCCTTCGCCTTGGAGGTCTGCGCGCCCCCGGCTTCGCCTTCCTCTTTCACCTGTCGGATCATATCCTCCAGCATGGGGAGGTTCTCCGTCACGAACTGAAGGATCTATTGTCTCCGCTCTCCTGAGAGGGCTGAGCCCCCGGCGCCCCGAGCAGCCTCGGTCTCCTTTCGCTGGGACCCCTCACCAGCCCCGGGATCGGTGGTTTCCATAGTTCGCTTAGAACGAGTTCTCGCCATCAACACCACTGCACTTACCTTTcgtttcccacagacggcgccaactgaAGAGGCGCTCAGCttccccggaccgagctgacctgacGAGCTCGGCGTGCTGATGAGGAGGACTAGTCcaaccctgcaaaacaaacagGAAGTAGTCTCTTGGGAGACTAACTGGGGAGCCCCGACGtggtccccgagggcactccgacggtcaagttagtttttCGGCGAATAAAGTTCACGGGAAGTAAAGCGGTCGAGAGCAATTTgccaatagtgagcgtaccttaTACAGTAGGTGTGCAGTACCATTTATACTTGCTTGtgagtccgacctccgtacgtttcggAACCTGCTCGGGATAACCTCAATCCCGCGCTGAGGGGGATTTTCCCGGCCCTCTGCAGGATTGTTTTTCGGAGCCTCTCAGAGCCCTAGAGGCGATGAGCCCTGGGACGGTTGTCAGGGGTCTGCAGGCCAGGCCCAGCTCCGCCCttcctgggctgccacgtgtctagGCCCAGGACGAGGCCTCTGCaactcccattaaatttcttccaaatgaaGTCATAACCCTGTGTCGAGTCATCAAAAGCAACCCAAAAATAAAACCGGATACTGTTCATCAGCAATCTTCACTACTGtagcagtactgttcatccgccgctactgtagcgtactgttcatccgaaaatttttttttaccttgtgtttgtttcttgttgtTCTTGCTTCTTGTAGTTGGCTTggtaatttcttgaagttcttggattgcatagtgGGTTCTTGGAAAAAATcttgatattttgaaaaccctaaaagtcattctcttgaatcttgaagtaTGGCTACCTTGTTTGGTTTCCAAACGTTGATTaattgccaaatcttgattggttcccaaatcttggttgatttccAATCAAAGACCCATTCCTACATTTTAGCCACCACCTCTCCTACTTTTTAGGACTTTCCTTAGCCCatttgatgtgtgcacgagtggcagccttgactcaaggctttcatagagacATTGAATGCTTGAAGaatgataatcaagttgtctacatgatgatccaagcccgcgAAGAGAGTCCATGAAGGGTTGGTCGACTAggccctaggccttagtgttaggttcaattgtttagagttggattagattagtttatttgagtcatgggccagcccaccttgtccaaggagtggccgaccttccttatCTAGTTTATTAGGGTTCCATtagttttgcctatataaaggcttgctttgtaagcataAAGGGGCAGACGGTTTTATGAATAAAGTTGATTATTTTcgtttcttcttgttaagagagaatcgagccttttacttgctttggcaagggttgttgAGCAATTTTGCGTCTTGTCCCTGATTGTTCTACCAACCTATCCACTGGGGTATTCACCCTCTATTGGAGTCGTCGTTTTACcacctataatcaaatcgtgtcgtctgtttgattctaggttccgcaacccaagcgttggacaacctcgctagatccttgggcaaacgtgctacgtgtctcgaaacgtgttgatcgaggaacgtatcacttGTTACCCCTTTTTAGGAGAACAATTCGGACacaaaaagacaagaaaatgcAGCCTTGCGCTGGATTTGGAAATTGAGAGGGATTTGGAATCTTATTTCCACATTCTTGATTTCTAATTCTTTTTAGACTTGGTTCATATTATCAGCTGCCAAAATCCAAAAATACACTTAGGAAACCTTCACAAAATAGCAATTTGCTTTCCAAAAGTGAATCCAAGAATCAAGCAaactaaacttccaaattccAACCAAGTACAATTGGATTGACAAATGGAGCATGTTCAATGGTTCATgttcataatcaagttgagttggcAATATGCTTCTTGGATTGCATAGATCAAGACATTCTTTGAGTTACTCCTTTGTAAGCAAGCACtcgatttaaggacaaatcatctttcaagaggaggggaatgatgagaacacgaagatttggattcctttcaagtccaagaaatttcattttaCAAGTCTTCACATTCCAATGATGGTTGATGATGCAATCGGCccgagaatcattgaagatcctGTGACGcctgaaggaaaagaaaagggaaattttctttatttatttattttttcgcgtgcatttttcttactttattttattatcaaaattttccagagacttttataagtgaatatagttttccaatcattttttctagtataaattagttcctAAGAAGtaaagagtgtatattggacgtgggacccgctaatggcattaagtgcgataaattcgaccaattaggttacgttttgtataccgggattaaattactaggtgttaagaggtaattagaggttacctagatggattaatgttggagagacaaaaggatagctttgaaccaaaaaggtgacaagtgtcaccatgtgattccatcttggactttgaccactattcaccaactttactaaaacctcaatttgacccaaaaatcacctcatttcacctctcttggccgactctctcttgagagaaaagaaaagaaagcttcaacctttcatcttccattcttgcacaaatcttgaaatccaaccgattaaaccttgaattagtccacaaaagtgacttgctaagggagtttgaaggccttggtggagttgttttggaagaaaaaccactaagccactacctttcttgaggggttaaggtattttgcttggaactcactctttgttcctaataatggtcTATTGGTGACTTATGGTAGCTAACTAGGTGACTTTAtagaagatttcatggattcaagtgaagttagttaaatttctgatttttttgggatttttctgttttcatatgatgattatggttggccttggattgatgaCTCTAAAGtgtgttaaatggatcccttgtgcatcaattgcggttatttgcggaaaatttcagcttgtgcggaaaatttcaggttagggtttcaaatttgccctgttctgaccggatttatttgagcatgttaaaggccgaatcagacttaggttaaaacatgaaagttgtagcaaatggtgttaatagttgcctgaaaaatttcagctcgatccaaGCActatatcatgtgaaatgaccgaaatacccttgactgcccataagccctatttcgcccccagatttctgttttcgtggaatttttcatttttgaccctgaaaatgcatgatttggctttggagtcttcataagaaatgtagttttatgtcttggcttcgaaacgccataagattcgtttcaattcGATTAGTGTAGCTTTAGTTATGGGTATTgcgccgaaaggtgtatttgatagtctatgatgtgtatgtggttgatttgagatgaaatggtgttgtttgtaggatggaaaagtagggaaattaaggggatatgctgtccgatctttgaaagcatttgattgctttgagtttgagttgaagtgcttggatttgggcaaggcaatgatatatgatggatggttcctgagccgtggaggtgagtgaccctaaactatttccaaagctacttatgaactgtttcctgcattatttattcaATTGCATAACATGCATGCTTGCATGGGGGTTCATGGCATGATTtgatgagttcttggggagtcttgtgctgaacaccaacgtctccaccacttgtttatgttcatctggagctcaaaaaggggctccctcttactattcaatgtgaaatgatctatttgagcgttggatgtttaagtgcaatgattttactggctcaccagagcaaaaatacgtacatttgatctcggaatcatgacatcattgaaatgcattattgtgaaatatatttgattactgattttactggttactcgctgagcgttagctcacc is drawn from Coffea arabica cultivar ET-39 chromosome 1c, Coffea Arabica ET-39 HiFi, whole genome shotgun sequence and contains these coding sequences:
- the LOC113738546 gene encoding uncharacterized protein; translation: MIVKSRTDQRLILDLREILNILWESRMQLNPKKCTFEVRSGKFLGYLVSREGIRANPDKLQAIMDMAPPRSIKEVQRLTGRMSALNRFISRSAVRGLPFFRILKAPKDFQWTEECQKAFTDLKAYLAELPALTASERGKTPFLSLSACNEAVSAVLVREDKGAQRPIYYVSCALQGLETRYTPAEKLVLALVHAARKLRPYFQAHSVVVMTDQPLRQILTKPEVSVRMTKWAVELAEHDIGYRPRTAIKAQALADFLAEGASLTLTESSSLPTDIQPEEPWVLFIDGASSKEGRGAGLLLTSPTGEELTYALRFDFPVSNNEFEYEALLTGLRIAHQMGITAIRVRSDSQLVVQQGREEYEAKEEVMKKYLAKVREAIALFDTFEIERVPRSQNKRVDALSKLASSSFAHLSKEVLVEVVKQKSIGQTQVLAIDSSTTWMTPLVNFLSSGVLPGDKTEARRLQLRAAKYAYAGGILYRRSYLSSWLKCVTPEEGDYILHEVHEGLCAAHVGSRVLAKKCLLLGYYWPLVFRDVAALVQKCRACQVHAPLRHQPAREMVPIHSPWPFAQ
- the LOC140005054 gene encoding uncharacterized protein, coding for MVTVGQAPKCRTIPVNFVVVKQQSPYNVFVGWPALNALRAIPSSLHLSVKFPTPGGIAEVQGDLEVARACYLAMLRRPEKVVAQTTSLEPYIPGEEAQQLGTQDEIEEFLLREDRPDQVLRIGALLPSEEKERLKALLRKYSQVFAWTVKDMPGIPTDLAVHHLNIDPRIKPVKQKKRSFAPERNEGYHQIEMAEEDREKTSFITEEGTYCYRTMPFGLKNAGATYQRLVNKLFQN